The following DNA comes from Megachile rotundata isolate GNS110a chromosome 9, iyMegRotu1, whole genome shotgun sequence.
atagttacttttatattaacaatGTGCAGCCTATTATAGGGTACATTATTAAACAGTGTGGTTGCCGTAGTAGCGTCAGGAAATAATTTGATTCTAAAAGGTTTTTGAAACGTTAGTGTAAACATTGATTATCAAGCAATCAACCAATCCTTAAAGTACTTACGTTCCAGGAACAAGAGGCATTTCAGAACTATCCTCACCAGCAACAGTACTACTTTTCGCTTGCttgattctaaatttttctCTACCCACTTTTAAATCCTTTTCCACATTTGaggttaaatgaattcttctaGCATCAACTAAGTTATTTACAGGTAATACAGCAAGTTTTTCCACAGGCAAAATCATTGACCTCGCGAAAGGACGTATCGCTGATTGCAAAAtggattttatcattttataattaatttcgtaCACTTAATTATAAAGAAACAAAGGTTAGCTGAACACTGTATCAACACAGGATACAGTGCACTCTACAGTGCACTTTGTTAAACTCGTACAGAAAGTCAGATGAAATACAGatagcaaatttaatttaatataaatttattgtattatatcaAATAAGGACAAGTGTATAAATAATGATTTAATTCGTATCtggaaaatattggaaaaatGTCTGTGTTATCGACTCATGATATTACCACAAAAGATAATCGTAGACGAGGTATAGGAAggttgtaaattaaaatattatgtatgaTGGTGTTACATGGAGATTTAAGActctacaatattaatattaatcaataaaattaggATTAATTGAATGTTTATCGAAATGGAACAGGTGGCGGCATCTCTCCGGCAAAAAGGGTGAaatacacacttttgaaactagTCTGAAAACGATATACGTGGCGTCATCTAGCGGCAGCTCGAGGGAACTAATTAAGGGGCTgtttcaaaaccgtgtagttcaccctgtttgttgaagagatggcgccactagtaatattttatatatacactattttataaatttacagaatactttaattattttacatgcaaaatagaagaaaaaaaatgctATATAAATACAGATTCATAAATTCCGTATCACCTAATATTTCATACTTCATAatgcacaaaataaataaaaatgcctCCGTTTTTTCACAGTTCGCGTTATCATTCATCGTCTATTTTTTAAGAACCCATATTTATCCCCTATTTGTCCACTTTAAATCACAAAACACATCTATAAAATGTGCCCACTATTTATAATCAGTGTCATgctataaatgcataaatatccTCAGTGcggtaattaaaatcataatctTTAAGGGGCGGAAATTTATGTCATTCGATAGAGCGGCGTAATTACGCGAGAGAATGAATAACACGTGAAAAATGCGTAGAAAAATTGTTTCGTGATGCCTCGAATAACCGCCATGAAAGGCGATAAAACGCGGCCATTAAAAAGcatcattttaataaataattgcgtTCAGCGAAAATGAAAATCACCATACAATATTCACGTGTATGATCATAACAAAATTCCATTATAAACCCCTCACCGTTCATATCTCGAATTGAATATGAACTCGTCTATCATCAGACATCCCACACGTCGAACTTATTGTGGCGCTCCAGCATTCTGTACATTTCGATACTGAATACGTTAATGCAACCCCCGGCCCCAATTTCTGCCCCCGCGCGatactattttattaacatGCTAAAGCGAGAATTCGAAATATTATGCCGGATTTCAACGATCCTAAATTACATATTAAGtatcattaaattttcatgGGCTAAAATGAATTGTGCGTTTAACAATAATACGAATAGCAGAACCAACATACGTTTGTGCGCGTAAGTAATCAAAATCAAATTTCACCTTTGGACAATGAACGGTTTTATTCGACTTCTGTTACGAACACGAATATTATAAGACCTATCGATGACCGACAAATTGAATTCGTTATGGAATAATGGAGATTGCAATGATttcaaagattttttaattaagggCCACTCAAAATTCATGCGACGATGTATTGTTACTTTGTTGGAACGTTCTTTGCTTTTCGCTTTTGTTACGGTTATGGGGAATTATATTCGGTGCTATGTATTGATTCTGTTGGGGGAATATtttgggtttgggaatttgggaagtcagatttggggaatttggggaatttgggggggctgagggaatttgggaatttgaggaatttagggaatctagggattttagggaatttgggattgggaaatttcaggattttgggaatttggaatttggagtttttggaatttggggaatttggaatttgaggattttggaatttggggattttggtatttggggattttggaatttggggattttggaatttggggattttggaatttggggattttggaatttggggaatttggaatttggggattttggaatttggagattttggaatttggggattttggaatttgggaattttagaatttggggattttggaatttgggaattttagaatttggggattttggaattttggaattttagaatttggggattttggaatttggggaatttggaatttgggaattttagaatttcgggaatttggaatttggggattttggaatttggagattttggtatttggggattttggaatttggggattttggaatctgaagattttggaatttcgggattttggaatttggagaatttggaatttggataacttggaatttggggattttggaatttggagattttggtatttggggatattggaatttggggattttggaatttggggattttggaatttggggattttggaatttgggaattttagaatttcgggaatttggaatttagagatcttggaatttggggattttggaatttggagattttggtatttggaaattttggaatttgaagatttggaaatttgagaacttaggagtgtggaaatttaggaatttagaagaatagaaatttgggggtttagaattttagggatttagatatccggaggggttggaatttggtgatttaagaattcggagatttaagaatataataatttggtgttcacagaattcagaaatttggaagtttgagaacacAACAATTTAAGAATATCAGAACTCACCAATTACGagccaataaaataaattatgaaatcccAGAAAATCCTACGAAACGGTACAAAAGAACTCCACATCGCAGGTAATACAAATAAGGTATTGACAAAATGGTTATAAGAAAAGTAACGCAAGAAAACTTTCAGCGATATTGTTGTTACGTCAATAATGCATTAATAGGCTCGATGCAAATCATAAATTAGCTGTGAGAGGGTAAACAAATCCCCAGACTGCACTACGTCAGCTAAGAGTTAATATTGCAAATGGAGGTCTCGCCCAGAGTTGGGCAAAATGTAATATGATTAACGATTAAAGGTTATGATTAAGTGAATTCAAGACGGTAATCATGACTAACGATAAAGGATGCAATTGAAAATCTCAGGATAGCGTAAATAATCCAATTATTCGAGACTTTGAAGATCATccgttttattatttcttaattttcgaatattttaatatgattaTAATTACTGTAACACTATATAATTTGGATATTAAAGAATTTATGAGTTTGGTAGTTTGAGGATCTAAGAATTAAAGAATATCAGAATTTATCAattataaaatagtgaaatacatacgtacatatagaGTCATACATCTATACAAACATAtcattcatattaataacataCACAGAATAAAATATCATTATACAAATATTGATACCAACTTAACATAA
Coding sequences within:
- the mRpS11 gene encoding mitochondrial ribosomal protein S11 is translated as MIKSILQSAIRPFARSMILPVEKLAVLPVNNLVDARRIHLTSNVEKDLKVGREKFRIKQAKSSTVAGEDSSEMPLVPGTIKLFPDATTATTLFNNVPYNRLHIVNIKVTMNNTIMTVTDYRGVVMILHSAGCEGFKNSRRGTNVAAQQTAYIVGQRALDEGIKTVRVRIQGLGAGRAGALKGIQLSGLKVASLTDDTRVSWNPPRPRKQRRI